The Sphaerochaeta sp. nucleotide sequence GTCCATAGGCGGAACGCTACTCCTTTTCTCCTGCTTGGTCTAGTCCTGGTACTGCTTAGTCACCAAAAAGCGCTTGACCTTTTTCGTCGAAGTCATCGGAAACGGCTCATCAACTACGGTGACCCGTTCGATCTTCTTGTAACTCTGCAGCTCCTTGTTCACTTCGGAGACAATCTCTTCCATCCGTTTCTGGATGAGCGCCTTGCCATCCTGGGGATGGGCGTCCATCACGCTCTTGGCGTACTTCTGGTCGGGATAGATCAACGCGCGGATTCCTTCGCTCTTCGTCTCCTTGTCGATCAGATACCCGATGACGCAGATCGTGTCGATCTCCTCGTACAGCTGGAAGTGGTCCTCAATCTCCTCGGGGAACACGTTCTTTCCGCCTTCGGTGACGATGATGTTCTTCGCCCGTCCGGTGAGGTAGAGGAATTTGTCCGCCCCGATGTGCCCGACATCTCCGGTATTCAGCCATCCATCATCGGAGAGCACCTCTTTGGTGGCTTCTTCGTTGTGGTAGTAGCCTTGCATGACGTTCGGTCCCTTGATGTAGATCAAGCCGTTGCCATCCTCATCGGGATCGACGATCTTCACCTCTTCCAACGGGAACGAACGTCCCACGCTGGTCAGTACGAAATGGTAGATCGGGTTCAGGTGGGTGATGGGGCTCGCCTCGGTAAGTCCATACCCCTGGACAAAGTCAATACCCAACTCGTTGAACATCCGGAACGTCGACGGGGGAAGAGGTCCTCCACCGCAGATGCAGATGCGGTTCTCCGCAAGTGAAAGCTGGGAGAGCAACGGTTTGAACATCTTCTTGCCGATGTTCTTGCCGAACTGCTTCTTCAACAGTCCGGAGAAGCCCATCATCATGCGGACGACGCCGTAGACGACGATTCCTTTCTTCCGCACGCCTTTCATCAAGGCGGCGATCATCTTGTTGAACAGCATCGGCACGCCGAGGAACATCGTCACGTGCCCTTCCTTCAGTTCCTTCAATACCTGGCTGATGACCAACCGCTTGCCGAAGATACAGGCAGCGCCCACGGAGAACGACTCGACGAACACCGCCAGCATCGTGTAGGCGTGATGGATCGGCAGAATGGCGTAGAACACATCGGTGGAGAAAATGTCCATCTGGGACTGCGCAATGAAACAATCGCTGACCAGGTTCTTGTGGCTGAGCATGACGCCTTTGGGCGTTCCCGTCGTACCGCTGGTGAACAGGATGGCGGCGGTATCCGTCTCCACCGCTTTGGTCCGCGGCAGTTCTTCCGTTTCCTGGCAGTCCAAAAGGAACGGATGATCCGGATCATCCTCCTCCAACGAAACCTTGAACGAGGTATGCTTACCCACGTCGTTGATGCGTTCCCTGTCGACGCACAGACCTTTCAGACCGGCGAAGTCGATCAATTTCTCCATTTCATCATCGTGGAGGGAGTAATCCAATGGAACCACGATGGCCCCACTGTACAGGATCCCCAGGTAGGCGATGGCCCATTCCGGGCTGTTCTTGCCGGTCACCCCGACCCTGTCTCCTTTCACCACGCCTTTGGAAACAAGCCAGTTGCCGAACCGAGAGATTTTTTCCCTGGCTTGGGCATAGGTGAACACTTCCTTCTTTGGGGACATCGCGATGAAACTGTTGTTGTTCGGGTACCGTTTTGTCGTGATGTCAAACAATTCCACCACCGTGGGCCATTCTCCGGTGAAGTCTTTTCCCCGGAACTCATCAAGCCATTTCCAGACTGATCCATCATCGCGCAATTCCATTTCGACAACGC carries:
- a CDS encoding acyl--CoA ligase, whose translation is MELRDDGSVWKWLDEFRGKDFTGEWPTVVELFDITTKRYPNNNSFIAMSPKKEVFTYAQAREKISRFGNWLVSKGVVKGDRVGVTGKNSPEWAIAYLGILYSGAIVVPLDYSLHDDEMEKLIDFAGLKGLCVDRERINDVGKHTSFKVSLEEDDPDHPFLLDCQETEELPRTKAVETDTAAILFTSGTTGTPKGVMLSHKNLVSDCFIAQSQMDIFSTDVFYAILPIHHAYTMLAVFVESFSVGAACIFGKRLVISQVLKELKEGHVTMFLGVPMLFNKMIAALMKGVRKKGIVVYGVVRMMMGFSGLLKKQFGKNIGKKMFKPLLSQLSLAENRICICGGGPLPPSTFRMFNELGIDFVQGYGLTEASPITHLNPIYHFVLTSVGRSFPLEEVKIVDPDEDGNGLIYIKGPNVMQGYYHNEEATKEVLSDDGWLNTGDVGHIGADKFLYLTGRAKNIIVTEGGKNVFPEEIEDHFQLYEEIDTICVIGYLIDKETKSEGIRALIYPDQKYAKSVMDAHPQDGKALIQKRMEEIVSEVNKELQSYKKIERVTVVDEPFPMTSTKKVKRFLVTKQYQD